AGAGCAAAGAGAGCCTCTCAAGCCTCGAATCAGGGACATTCACCGCTCCTATATGGGGTTTCCCTGCAGTTGTCTCAGGGTATTGAGTTACAGGTATCCTCTGGCCTGTAAGGGCATTAAATATCGTTGTCTTTCCTGAATTCGAAATGCCTATAAGAGCAAGCCTCATAATTACCCCAGTTTCCTTAGACTTTCTATAGCAATCTTCATTGGAAGGTAAAAGGCTATAAGATTAACCGTTATTATGCCTATGGCAGAAACCATAGTTATAAGCCTTATGTGAGGGGTCAGAGAGCCCTTGTAGTATAGATAAACAGGCAGTGCCTCGCACATGAGGCTTAAAACCACAAGCCCAAAGGCTAAGACCATGAATGTCATGCCTCCTAAGCTCATCGAGACAGAGGCTATGTTTTCGTATTTGAACCTTGGATAAATCCCCCCAAGTCCAACTGCAAGCCCGCTTATCGATAGAGAAAGCACAATTGTCGTTACTAAAGAGATAATCATCAACATGCCTCCTACACCCATAAGAAGATTCGTTAGAAACACCAATGCCGTAACTATAAGGGTTATCGGCAAAGAGCCGTAGATGAGCTTGCCCCAGAGAAACCCTTTCATGTCAATCGGAGATGCCCTTATTATCCAGAATGCCTGACCCTCAAGGCTTACCGAGGAATAAAGAAACCTTGCCGAAACAGCAGAAAGTATAAGCCCAGCCATGAGCATGTTGACAAGCACTATCAGCTCCTTTATAAAAGGCGCTATGCTCAAGATAGCATTTAGAGGGATTGCCTTGAAATTGTAGACATAAATAAGAAACAAGGCGCCTATTACTAAAAGCTGTGACCACTGCCCTGTGTCCCTGAGAAACATTTTTATATCTTTATAAAGAATCGCATTTTTGCCCGGATAAAAACTTCCTGCCTTTTTAGCCCCTGTCTTAGGTCTTAATGCCTCGAGATTTACACTGTAAAGCAGATAGCCTATAATGACAGATAGCATGAGGAAAAACAGGCTGTTAGCTAAAAGGGCAGTTATGTATATCAGGGACACTTCTAAAACTCCAAATCTCGAATTCATCGACCACCAGAGGGTCTCTGTTAGCCAGTAATGAGGAAGGATTGGTGAGTCGGCTTTAAAGCCTATAACTGCATTTATCAATCCCTCTGGTGTGTTTATTCCATCAGGTGTCGATGACCTTAATATAAAATATGCAGAAACAAAAACTATTAGGCTTATAAAAAGCAATATATCCCTCATACCCTTTGCAGGAAATACCCTCGTAAGGGCATGGGCAAGGCATATCCCGACTCCAGAGCTAAGGAGTATGAAAAGGAAAAGACAGATGAATGTTAATGCATAAAAAGGCAGGGGTGCACTATAAGAGACCCCATATGCTATTAGAAGAGGCGGGAGAAACGATGCCACCATCCACGACGAGCTCATCAGTGTCTCAAAGGTCTTAAGAAATAATATGTCTTTTTTTCTGATAGGCATAGAAGCTAAAAACATGATGTCTCTTGAGAGGTAAAACGAGGATATTGCGGTTATGATGTTGCTGAGAAGAAGAAACCCCGTGAGGCTAAAAAATATGAGCGAAAGGAGCCTTTTTGAAAGCACCTCGCCTATAATTTCTATGCCCCGTATGTAGGAGAGGATTTTAATTGTGCCTATATAGATTGCTAATGAAAAGACAATGCCTAATGCTATAAACGGAAGTTTCCTCAGGATAGCTTTCCTCTGCAGGGAGTTTTTAGTTGAAAGGAGTTTTGGCTTAATCAGTGAAAAGGCAGTCATCTAAGGCTTAATCCGTTCAAGGAACAGTGCCTCAAGCCCGGCATCCCTGCTTAAGAACTCATCCCTGTGTTTTACTTCGGTCAAAAGCCCTTTATTTAAGAGTCCCACCCTGTGGCATAGCTCACCTGCGATATGAAGGATGTGGGTTGCAAGAAATACAGTGATACCCCTTGCGGACATGTCCTTTATCAGATTCTTTACGAGAATCACTCCCATTGGGTCAAGACCGACCACTGGCTCATCTATTACAAAAACACTGGGGTTATGGAGCATTGCCGATACAAAAAGAAGCCTTTGTCTCATGCCCTGAGAATATCCCTCTATAAGCTCATCTATATAGTCTTTGATGCCGAATTGCTCTACAAGCTCATTCATCCTCGAATGAGCTATTTGTTTTTCTACCCCGTATAAAGAGGCAATGAAGAGCAAAAGTTCTCTCGCAGTCAGCTTCTCATAGAAAAACGCTCTGTCAGGCACATAACCTATGATGGATTTTGCCATAAGAGGTTCTTTTACTATATCGTGACCGCCAATTAGAATCCTTCCTTCTGTTGGCATAATCTGGCCTGTCATCATCCTTATTGCAGTTGTCTTTCCAGCTCCATTTGGCCCTAA
This sequence is a window from Nitrospirota bacterium. Protein-coding genes within it:
- a CDS encoding ABC transporter ATP-binding protein; this encodes MIILDGIGKSFNGKWAVRGLSLTIERGEIFGILGPNGAGKTTAIRMMTGQIMPTEGRILIGGHDIVKEPLMAKSIIGYVPDRAFFYEKLTARELLLFIASLYGVEKQIAHSRMNELVEQFGIKDYIDELIEGYSQGMRQRLLFVSAMLHNPSVFVIDEPVVGLDPMGVILVKNLIKDMSARGITVFLATHILHIAGELCHRVGLLNKGLLTEVKHRDEFLSRDAGLEALFLERIKP